The Spirulina subsalsa PCC 9445 region ATTGTTAATTGCTATAATATAGCCGTCAAATTAAGAGTTACCCTTGACGACTTTGATCAAGCGGTTGTGCATAAGTTCGAGCAATTAGCGCAAGTCAAAACAATGGTGAAAATTGCAATATTTGCCGACCTCAATAAAAAGGTTTTACTGTTAGTTTTATGATTGACCTAGATTTAGGTACCGTTATCTTGATGATTTTTATTAGTTCCATATTACAATTGATGGTGCTATGTGTTTTTGCTTGGTTTGCGAGGGAATATCAAGGGCTTTTTACTTATGCCTTGGGTATGTTTATATTTTTTCTAGGATATTTAGGGATATTTATTAACAATTCTATATTGTCTCGCAATCCTGATTTTACTTGGTTTATTGTATTAAATAATTGTCATATATTGGGTTCAATATTGTTTTATAGATTGGGGATATGTAAGTTTTTGAAAGCACGATTTTATTATATACGATGGATTTTGTTTTTTATAATATTTGCGCTCAGTCAAGTTTATTTAACCTATGAAATAAATAGTTATTTTTTACGAAATTTGCTGATTTCGTTATTTGCTATCACTATCTATATGTTGATGGTGATTAATTTGGTTCAGATCAAAGCAGAAGGATTTAGAGCCGTGGCAGATGGGCTAGCTATTATTTTAATTGTGATTATCTTATTTTTTGGGTTTCGCATTTTTGCTTTACTTTCCGAATATACCCAATCCCCCATCGATCCAACCCTTGCCAATAGAGTTGGTTTTCTAATGGTATTTATCCTAGACTTTTTGCGAAACTTCTTCTTTGTTTTAATGGTGACTAACAAAATGTATTTTGATTTAAAGAAATCCTCTAAAACTGATTTCTTAACTCAGCTTTTAAATCGCAGAGCTTTAATGGATCTTGTTCAAGATTCTATCACAAAAAAAT contains the following coding sequences:
- a CDS encoding GGDEF domain-containing protein, translating into MIDLDLGTVILMIFISSILQLMVLCVFAWFAREYQGLFTYALGMFIFFLGYLGIFINNSILSRNPDFTWFIVLNNCHILGSILFYRLGICKFLKARFYYIRWILFFIIFALSQVYLTYEINSYFLRNLLISLFAITIYMLMVINLVQIKAEGFRAVADGLAIILIVIILFFGFRIFALLSEYTQSPIDPTLANRVGFLMVFILDFLRNFFFVLMVTNKMYFDLKKSSKTDFLTQLLNRRALMDLVQDSITKKYTSFSIILLDIDHFKKINDTYGHDVGDLVLKQVANLLQSQMNSSDLLGRWGGEEFLIFCPEYSRDILSQRLENLRSQVEMMVIHTPQGVIHCTISLGIASTAMGYDNFEELLRSADLALYRAKTNGRNRFEWGHFFSDNYLI